TCGCTGATCAGCCTGTACTCTTCGCGATATACGGAGGCCTTTCTGCGGGCTTTTTTGAAGAAATGGGAAGGTTTATCGCGTTCACCTGGCTCCTGAAATTGTATCGGGAGCGAAAGGACGGCCTGGCTTACGGGCTTGGTCACGGAGGAATTGAAGCACTTCTGATTGGCGCGCTTGGAAGCATTCAGATGATTTCCCTGGCGATTCTGCAGAACTCCGGTAAACTTGAGAAAACAATTGCTGCTCAGAACCTCCCTCCTGAAGTCCTGAACCAGCTGACGTCAGCGCTGACGGAGCTAACCTTTCCGCTGGCATTCATGGGCGGACTGGAGCGTGCGGCTGCATTTTTCATTCAAATCGCCTTATCATTGATTGTGCTTTACGCAGTCAAAAACAAAAAATACATCTATGTACTTGCAGCCATTCTTCTGCATGCCCTCATCGACTTTTTCCCTGCCCTGTATCAGGCTGGAGCGATGAATTTGTATGCAGTGGAAATTATTATATATGTGATTGGGATTGGCGCTTTTCTCTTTATAAGGAGTTCTTTTTTACGAGATTGATACATCAATGGAGCGAAAAGGACCATAATAACAGAGGAGCTTTGCACAGGTGCAGAGCTTTTTTCAATTTCCAGCACATATCGGAATCAAAATATTTAAATAATTTCCTGCATAAGGATATGATAGGAGTAACAATCCATACATAGAGAAGGGATAACATGAACAGGGTGTTTTCATTTTTAAAACCGTACAGGCTGCCGGCAGGACTTGCTTTAACGCTCATGCTGGTGGAATTGGCCGTTGAATTGGCCCAGCCGCTCATTATCGCACGAATGATTGATCAGGGGATTTTGCAGAAGGATATGGGGGTCATCTGGCTGTGGGGAGGAGTGCTGCTAGCGATGTCCATTTTCGCCTTTGCAGCCGGTGTAACGAACTCTTTTTTGGCGAGCAAGGTGAGTCAGGGCTTTGCTTATGACCTTCGCAGCAGCTTATTTAAAAAGGTGCAGTCCTTTTCTTTCTCCAACCTGGATGATTTTCAGACATCCTCTTTAATTACAAGGGTAACCAATGATGTGAATACGATCCAGATGACCGTGTTTATGAGCCTCCGGATTATGCTGCGCGCACCATTGCTGGTAATCGGCGGAACCGTTATGGCGCTTTTTGTGAATGC
The Metabacillus sp. FJAT-52054 genome window above contains:
- a CDS encoding YhfC family intramembrane metalloprotease; the protein is MVPQSAILGLVFQLAVSVILPVAGYIFLKKKYKISFRPVLIGILIFFVFANVLGGSFNQFILVTNKTTSQIADQPVLFAIYGGLSAGFFEEMGRFIAFTWLLKLYRERKDGLAYGLGHGGIEALLIGALGSIQMISLAILQNSGKLEKTIAAQNLPPEVLNQLTSALTELTFPLAFMGGLERAAAFFIQIALSLIVLYAVKNKKYIYVLAAILLHALIDFFPALYQAGAMNLYAVEIIIYVIGIGAFLFIRSSFLRD